The Oncorhynchus mykiss isolate Arlee chromosome 30, USDA_OmykA_1.1, whole genome shotgun sequence genome includes a window with the following:
- the LOC110521419 gene encoding mast cell protease 2 codes for MNQVILDRLTSPPNMHTMNKLLLTVLLTYLGHSVAFGGQIINGKKAKRNSLQYMASVQNDEKHICGGFLITPEFVLTAAHCNKSNLSVVLGTHNIKKGLGKAVRYNVERKCKPNSYKNVKDGSDIMLLKLSREAKLSKSVNKVRLPTKDKVLKPKTKCLAAGWGLTKIGAIVDDLQVVDVEAIDLKVCQKQWDHVKVNLPPNVTCAGGYMTDKGTCQGDSGGPLVCNGEAVGIVSFNMRGNCAYPNVPNVYTQISKYLPWIKKVINKQSC; via the exons ATGAATCAGGTCATCCTGGATCGTTTGACAAGCCCTCCAAACATGCACACCATGAACAAACTTCtactcactgttctcctcacctATCTGGGACATTCGG TTGCATTTGGGGGTCAAATCATCAATGGAAAAAAAGCCAAGAGGAATTCCCTGCAGTACATGGCCTCTGTGCAGAACGATGAGAAGCACATCTGTGGAGGATTCCTGATCACTCCAGAGTTTGTGCTAACAGCTGCACACTGCAACAAAAG CAACTTGAGTGTTGTTCTTGGTACCCACAACATCAAGAAGGGCCTCGGGAAAGCTGTCAGATACAATGTGGAACGCAAATGCAAACCCAACTCATATAAAAATGTAAAGGATGGTAGTGACATCATGCTTCTAAAG CTGTCTAGGGAAGCTAAATTAAGCAAATCCGTGAACAAAGTGAGGCTTCCAACCAAGGATAAAGTCCTCAAACCCAAAACAAAGTGCCTTGCTGCTGGATGGGGCCTCACAAAAATAGGCGCAATCGTTGACGACCTTCAAGTGGTGGACGTGGAAGCCATTGATCTGAAGGTCTGCCAGAAGCAGTGGGATCACGTCAAAGTTAATCTTCCTCCCAATGTCACCTGTGCAGGTGGATACATGACCGACAAAGGCACATGTCAG GGGGATTCTGGTGGTCCTTTGGTATGCAATGGAGAGGCAGTGGGAATCGTCTCCTTCAACATGAGGGGAAACTGTGCCTATCCCAACGTGCCCAATGTTTACACTCA